Genomic DNA from Alkalihalobacterium alkalinitrilicum:
TTAGGTATTAGTGTGTTTGCACAAGACGAGTATTGCATCATATACCATACAAAAGGTTGTCTCGATGAAGGGTGCAGCGAGGAAGAAATTCTTGAGGCGCTCGGTGTAACAGCCGCGTTTGGTGGAGGAGCAGCGATGAGTCAAGCGGTAACGTTAGTTCAAGAAGCAATTTCTGAATTAAGTAATTCAGATGATCAACAACAGCAGAAACATTAACCTTTATTTTAAACTGCCTGATTGCCCATACACAGTGGTTCATTTTCTCCATTTGTGAGCATGAAGGAGTATCTGTGTTGAATTGTATAGCATAACTACGTGAGAAAAGTTGACTGTATGAAATGAAAGATTGTCAGATAATTTAACACTATATCGTAGTTGGGAATAAATCGTCAGG
This window encodes:
- a CDS encoding carboxymuconolactone decarboxylase family protein, which gives rise to MNQQDQNQDQQQDSVIQMALQDYKEGLGQFLQKMPDIAGKYNEFTEACFKEGKLTKKEKQLMALGISVFAQDEYCIIYHTKGCLDEGCSEEEILEALGVTAAFGGGAAMSQAVTLVQEAISELSNSDDQQQQKH